The following proteins come from a genomic window of Gimesia chilikensis:
- a CDS encoding siderophore-interacting protein, which yields MANRPVRELEVIRTSRITEHMLRITLGGAAMADYPSNQESAYVKLMFPQAGDKPSQKRSYTIRQQRPMEIDLDFVLHDPLGPASSWAKQAQPGDRIQVGDPGPKKLINHDADWFLLVGDMAALPAISVNLEQLPDDASGHVVIEIPSETEIQTLKAPAGLKFHWEVNPQPDPEGGFLISKVKALPWQAGQPAVWSACEFNSMRQLRHFFKEEHQLPNSHLYLSSYWKLGQSDEGHKQAKKLDNEQSTGE from the coding sequence ATGGCTAATCGGCCCGTCAGAGAATTAGAAGTCATTCGCACAAGCAGAATCACCGAGCATATGTTGCGAATCACTTTAGGGGGCGCTGCGATGGCTGATTACCCCAGCAATCAGGAAAGTGCTTACGTGAAACTGATGTTTCCGCAAGCAGGTGATAAGCCTTCTCAAAAGCGATCCTACACCATCAGACAACAAAGGCCGATGGAAATCGACCTCGACTTTGTGCTGCATGATCCCCTGGGGCCCGCATCCTCCTGGGCGAAACAGGCGCAACCGGGAGACCGGATTCAGGTCGGCGATCCCGGTCCCAAAAAATTGATCAATCATGACGCTGACTGGTTTCTACTGGTCGGTGACATGGCCGCGTTACCAGCGATCAGCGTCAACCTTGAGCAGTTGCCTGACGATGCCAGCGGACATGTCGTCATCGAGATTCCCAGCGAAACTGAGATCCAGACCCTGAAAGCACCAGCTGGTCTGAAATTCCACTGGGAAGTCAATCCCCAGCCGGATCCTGAGGGAGGTTTTCTGATTTCAAAGGTCAAAGCCTTGCCCTGGCAGGCAGGCCAACCAGCCGTCTGGTCCGCCTGCGAATTCAACAGTATGCGGCAACTCAGGCATTTCTTCAAGGAAGAGCATCAGCTTCCCAACAGTCACTTATATCTGTCGAGCTATTGGAAACTCGGGCAATCCGATGAAGGACATAAGCAGGCGAAAAAACTCGACAACGAGCAGTCTACGGGTGAGTGA
- a CDS encoding cold-shock protein: MAEGTIKVVMQKGFGFIDTGTGKDLFFHSSNLEGIPFDQLQTGQRVSYTEGRGPKGPCAENVRPI; this comes from the coding sequence ATGGCTGAAGGCACGATCAAAGTGGTAATGCAGAAGGGCTTTGGATTTATCGATACTGGAACTGGCAAAGACCTGTTCTTCCACTCATCGAATCTCGAAGGAATACCATTCGACCAGCTCCAGACCGGACAGCGAGTGTCATACACTGAAGGACGTGGTCCCAAAGGACCGTGTGCCGAGAACGTGAGACCAATCTGA
- a CDS encoding MotA/TolQ/ExbB proton channel family protein: MNQITHVFYILSNALLIPVMLLLLYSLVRVLTQCGRTLQEFLSRNQHREQRQTVELAIQQNQAEWPETSGNEEFLRTLQQIRNAGDDLPRIAYSISQAEMHWQRKVDLLRGMVKLGPSLGLMGTLIPLGPALVGLAVGDIQTMSNNLVIAFSTTVLGLFVGMLAGYLVTIHKHWYQADLSLLNFAAERLCGLSEPSEHQQQQEEKPINTRTRDAGDRIHV, from the coding sequence ATGAATCAAATCACACATGTATTTTATATCTTGTCCAATGCTCTGCTGATCCCGGTCATGCTGCTGCTGTTATATTCGCTGGTCAGAGTCCTGACCCAATGCGGGCGGACTCTACAGGAATTTCTGAGTCGCAATCAGCATCGCGAGCAGCGTCAGACCGTCGAGCTGGCCATCCAACAAAACCAGGCAGAATGGCCAGAAACCTCAGGTAATGAAGAATTTCTCAGGACGTTGCAACAGATTCGTAATGCAGGCGATGATCTACCGCGGATCGCTTACAGTATTTCCCAAGCTGAAATGCACTGGCAACGGAAAGTAGACCTGCTTCGGGGAATGGTGAAACTCGGCCCCAGCCTGGGTCTGATGGGCACCTTGATTCCACTCGGGCCAGCCCTGGTTGGCCTGGCAGTCGGCGATATTCAGACGATGAGCAATAACCTGGTCATTGCCTTCTCCACCACCGTACTGGGTCTATTCGTCGGTATGCTCGCTGGTTACCTGGTTACGATCCACAAACACTGGTACCAGGCTGATCTCTCTTTACTCAATTTCGCTGCAGAACGACTCTGCGGGCTGTCAGAGCCATCTGAACATCAACAGCAACAGGAAGAAAAGCCGATCAACAC